The following coding sequences are from one Mesotoga infera window:
- a CDS encoding acetamidase/formamidase — MLHRIGRDRVVYDMSPEHKPVLEVSPGDTVIVETEDCFCHRIVSESQTVGGDFDFTHVNPATGPIAVKGAMPGDTIVVSIESIELDDQGVIETCPSWGPVTNVSKSCVTEIAKIHGNYVSFMGERIEVRPMIGVIGNAPADKSIPCTTPGRHGGNLDTKNIMAGSRVYLPVFIKGGNLSLGDVHARMGDGEVGGTGVEIRALVRLSVDIDKMPVESPTVETEDAFYLLFSAQTMEEASRGAVKRAIEFISDWKSIPREKSYMLTSIACDLMISQLVNPLVTVRVKVPKEIL, encoded by the coding sequence GTGTTACACAGAATCGGAAGAGACAGAGTCGTGTACGATATGTCGCCTGAACACAAGCCCGTTCTGGAGGTGAGCCCGGGTGATACGGTAATTGTGGAGACGGAGGATTGCTTTTGCCACAGGATCGTCTCAGAGTCTCAGACGGTCGGAGGAGACTTCGACTTCACTCATGTGAATCCGGCCACCGGGCCCATCGCAGTGAAGGGAGCGATGCCGGGTGACACGATAGTAGTCAGTATAGAGAGCATAGAGCTGGACGATCAGGGAGTCATCGAGACCTGCCCCTCATGGGGACCCGTAACCAACGTATCGAAGAGTTGCGTCACGGAGATCGCAAAGATTCACGGCAACTACGTGTCCTTTATGGGAGAGCGAATAGAGGTCAGGCCAATGATAGGCGTAATTGGCAATGCTCCGGCAGACAAATCCATTCCCTGTACGACCCCGGGGAGGCATGGAGGAAACCTTGACACGAAGAATATCATGGCGGGTTCAAGAGTCTATCTACCGGTCTTCATTAAAGGAGGCAATCTCTCCCTCGGTGACGTACATGCGAGGATGGGAGACGGGGAAGTCGGCGGCACAGGCGTCGAGATAAGAGCCCTGGTGAGGCTCAGTGTAGATATAGACAAAATGCCCGTCGAAAGTCCCACGGTAGAAACCGAAGATGCCTTCTACCTGTTGTTCAGCGCGCAGACTATGGAAGAGGCAAGTCGAGGGGCAGTGAAGAGGGCAATCGAATTTATCTCCGACTGGAAGTCTATTCCCAGAGAGAAGTCTTACATGCTTACTAGCATTGCCTGTGATTTGATGATAAGTCAACTGGTGAATCCTCTCGTAACCGTAAGGGTAAAAGTTCCTAAAGAGATTCTCTAG
- a CDS encoding UPF0104 family protein, which translates to MGSFGKALLSFRRLLPFLGIALFSVSIYVLVRELGRYTISDIASKVGEVPASRLVIAVFLTFLTYLNLSFYDLIASRRSGVRLKFSSTALVSFVGYTFSKNIGFTFLSGTSVRFRLYGKWGVSGGKILAIIILNYLTFWLGFFALSGILFTLWPPVLQGAVAVPFGSLKAIGITSAGIYVLYMVVVSFRKRPFRIKGKSFSLPGKSFTLFQTGISILDWLLSAGVLFMLLPPEIGYFEVLGVFLLSQFAGLSSQVPGGLGVFEALTIVILSPSLEPDIVVAALILYRIIFYLVPFIIAMVSFAASELLYRGSEKA; encoded by the coding sequence GTGGGCAGTTTTGGGAAGGCACTGCTGTCTTTCAGAAGGCTCTTGCCCTTTCTGGGAATCGCGTTATTCAGTGTTTCAATTTACGTTCTTGTTAGAGAGTTGGGTCGCTACACTATCAGCGATATTGCATCGAAAGTCGGGGAGGTTCCCGCTTCGAGGCTAGTGATCGCAGTCTTCCTGACCTTTCTGACTTACCTCAATCTGAGTTTCTATGATCTGATCGCTTCCAGAAGGTCGGGAGTCAGACTGAAATTTTCCTCGACGGCGCTTGTCTCTTTCGTTGGATACACTTTCAGCAAGAATATCGGTTTCACTTTTCTTTCGGGCACAAGCGTCCGCTTCAGATTATACGGGAAGTGGGGGGTCTCTGGAGGAAAGATTCTCGCAATAATAATCCTCAACTATCTAACTTTCTGGCTCGGTTTCTTCGCCCTTTCAGGCATCCTGTTCACTCTCTGGCCGCCCGTTCTTCAGGGTGCTGTCGCGGTACCCTTTGGATCTCTGAAGGCTATTGGAATAACCTCTGCCGGGATCTACGTTCTCTATATGGTGGTGGTCAGCTTCAGAAAACGTCCGTTCAGAATAAAAGGAAAGAGTTTCTCTCTTCCGGGAAAGTCGTTCACGCTTTTTCAGACCGGCATATCCATTCTCGACTGGCTGCTTTCCGCAGGAGTGCTTTTCATGCTCCTCCCCCCGGAGATCGGTTATTTTGAGGTTCTGGGCGTCTTCCTGCTGTCGCAGTTTGCAGGTCTGTCCAGCCAGGTCCCCGGAGGTCTGGGAGTATTTGAGGCGCTTACGATAGTGATTCTCTCGCCGTCTTTAGAGCCGGATATTGTGGTGGCGGCGCTGATACTGTACAGGATAATCTTCTACCTCGTTCCCTTCATTATCGCAATGGTTTCTTTTGCCGCCAGCGAACTTCTTTACAGAGGTTCTGAAAAGGCCTAG